The region ATAGCGGCCATAGGGCTCGCTGGGCGAGATATATGGAACCTCGCGGCCGCTGTGCAGGATCAGCTTGCCGGACTTCTCCTGCTGAGTCTCGTTCCAGTGCTCCCTGCCGTCGAAGTCGCCGCGAAGATAGTCGCCATACGGGCCCCAGGCGACACCGGTCATCACGGCGACGCGATAACCGTGGTCGCGCCAGCTTGCGATGCGCTGCGGCATGGAAGCGTCGATCCCGTAGACCATCACCATCTGGGCTTCGATATGGACGCGCGGCGACCAGCCCTGATTCGTCTGGAAGATCAGGTCGTCGGGCGAAGCGGTAGCCTGTGCGGCGTGGGCGGTGAGAGGAAGGACGGCAGAGAGCAGGAGCGCGGCAGGGAGTCTCATTCCATCCATGATAGAGATGCCGGTTCTCTCTTTTTATCTCCCGATCAACACGCTGAATGCTTTTTCAGAAGAAGCGTCATCTCGACCGGAGGCCCGAAGGGCCGTAGTGGAGAAGCCTGCCCTGAGCGAAGTCGAATAGGACCTCCGCATTTTGCCTGTCCAGCCACGGTGCCCCCAGTAGGGCAAACCATCCCAGCCGGCATCGCAAAATGCGGGGGTTCCTCGACTGCGCGCTTAAGCGCTCCGCTCGGAATGACACCTCTTAGATAGGACACCTTTCAGGACACCTCTTATAAGACATCGCCTATAGCGACACCATCTTTGAGGACACCTCTTCAGGACGGAGCACTCTTCCCGCAGGCCCTCCCCCGGCCCGGTACGATATTTCCATGGCCCCGTCTGCCCCGCACTATGCTCCCGAAGCTCTTCGCTTCATGCGCTCCCTCAAACGCAACAATGACCGCGAGTGGTTCAACGCCCGCAAAGCCACCTACGAGCAGCAGGTCAAAGCGCCCACCTTTGCCCTCATCAACGCGATCAACGAGGCCATGCTGCGCTTCGCGCCCGACTACATCCGGCCTCCCCAGAAGGTCGCGATGCGCATCTACCGCGACATCCGCTTCTCTCCCGACAAGCGTCCCTACAAGCGCAACCAGGGGGCATGGTGGGCACGCTCCGGCCTCGAGAAGACCTCCGGCGGAGGCTTCTACTTCCACATGGGCCCCGACGAGTTCGTCATCGCCGCCGGCGTCTACATGCCCGAGCGCGAACAGCTGCTCGCCATCCGCCGCCACCTCGAAGTTCATCATCAGGAGTTGCGTCGCATCCTGGCCTCGAAGAAGCTCACTTCGCTGCTCTCCGAGTTCGACGGTCAGAAGCTCACGCGACCGCCCAAGGGTTTCTCTCCCGATTCTCCCGCGATGGATCTCCTTCTCTGCCGCCAGTGGGGAGTCGCTGCGCACCTTCCACCCGAGACCGCAACCAGCCCCGCCCTGCTCCGCGAAATCCTCAAGCGGTTTGAAGCCGCTGCCCCCATGGTCGACCTGCTCAACGCCCCGCTTATTGCCACCAGGCCAAGAAAGCCGCTCTTCTAGAAGGGATCGACCTACTCCGCCTCCCGGTTTGCCTGCGCGAAAGGGTCGCCATTCCAGGCCTAGCGGAGCGGAGTGGAGGAATTGGGACGCTGGTAGAGATGGTGAGCCGTTGGCTGAGGGATAGGTGGCTGGACTGGCAAACCGCAGATTCTTCGACTTCGCTGCGCTTCGCTCAGAATGACACCTCTTCAGGTGGGTTTGGATGTTTGCCTCGGCGGAGAGAGTGAATGCGGGGATCCCATTCGACTTCGCTCAGGGCAGGCTTCTCCACTGCGGCCCTTTGGCCTTCGGTCGGGAGGATACGTTCTTTCTCTGTTTCAAAGACGAATCCGATTACATTCTGACGGAAGCATGATGGCGGTCCCTTCCGATACGAAGCTCAATTCGGAACACGTTCCTTGCATTCCCTTGGTGTCATCCTGAGCGAAGCTTCTCGTGACCTTATCGCGAGAAGCGCAGTCGAAGGATCTGCGGTTTCTGGCCTTCGCCACCATCCCATACCGCAGATCCTTCGACTCCGCGCTGGGCGCTCCGCTCCGGATGACACCTCCGGAAGAAAGATACAGATCAGGTTACAGATCGATGGCGACTACTTCGTGATCCAGGATGCCGGGCACCTCGATCCTTGCGGTCTCTCCATCCTGGGTTACGGGAATCGTTTGTTTTGCGACCAGCAGCTTCGCTGTCTTTGCTCCCTTCAGCTCCGGAAGGCGCAGCGTGATGGTCTGGGGTCCGATGGCGAAGAAGTCGCGGTAAGGGCCTTTCATCGTCATGGGATTGGTGAGGTTCACCATGTGAACGACGACCGCATCCGTGTTGTGCCACGCCACCATATCCACCAGCCCATGGCCGTCCGACTCGATCGGAGCGTGCTCCTGCAGGGACCATTCCACCGTATTGCGCATCAGCCGCAGATGGTCGCGCGTCAGGACCTCGTTGAAGGTACGGTCTATGTCGAAAGGGAAGTAGGCAACACGACCCCCTGCCGGAAGCTGACGCAGGTAGAGCTGTGATTCGTGGGTATCGCCGGTGCGCGGATAGACCTTCTCCATCGGGAGATCGGGGTAGGTGGGGATCAGCGTGATGGGAGTCTCTGCAAAGTCATGCGCCGACGGCTCTACGACAACCCGGGAGACGCCATTGATGATGCGTTCCGTATCGGAGAAACCGGCGAGGATGGGAGAGTGCGGTGCACGCTTCATCTCGAGCCGCAGATAACTGTTCTGCATACGCGGCTCGCGCTTGCCGGTAAAACGTGCGCCGAAGAGATCGGCCAGCGCGAAGTCCTTGCGCGGCGATCCATCCTCGCGGTAGAGCCCCGTCTCATACGTCGCGACGATGCTTCCACCCGCCTGAACAAAGGCACGCAGCTGCTGTGCCTGCGCATCGCTCAGGCAGGCGATGTTCGGCAGGATCAGGATGCGGAAGCGGTTGAGGTTCTCCGGAGTCAGCGCCCCTTCATGGACCATCTCGTAGGGAATGCGGGACTCCGTGAGCATGCCGCACCAGCCGAGCGCAAAGTCCTCCACCTTCGCCTGAGCCTCTTTGCCGCCGTAGAACCAGGCCGTGGTCTGCGAATAGACGATGCCGACGCGCGCGATGGGTTTGTCATAGTTCAGATAGCGCTCGTTCGCAGCCGCCCAGCTGTAGACGTCTTCCACCACCGGAAGCCAGCGGCGATCGTGAAGCGTCGTGGCGAACTTGCTCCACCACGGCCTTGCACCGTGGGCGATCTCTTCCAGGACCCAGATGCGGATCTCAGGACCATCCTGCACGCTGTCTTTCCAACGATAGGGTTCTTCGAGGCCCACCCCGAAGAGACTGACGTTCGGTTTGCTCCCCAACGTTGCGCGATATTCCTTCGCGGTCTTGCCGACGACCCAGGGAGCGATGGTGCCATGACGCGCCTGGCGATCGGCGACCAGCATCGGAGCGCGTTTGCTCAGCTCAAGAGCATCCTGCGCAATCAGGGCGCCGCTGGCATTGTTCGGAATCATCGACGAATCCGGGCGTACGGCGCGAATCGTCTCGTTCCAGCGGTCGATGCAGTCGTAGAACCTTTGTTGACGCCAGCGGATAAAGGCGCGCTGAACCGGGTCCTGGGGATCGCCGCCTGCCGGCAGCTCGAAGCCCGTGGCCTTCTTGAAATTTTTGCGGCACTCGGCGCAGTAACAATCGCCCGAGCCGGCCCAGCGATTGAGGAAGATGCCTTCGGGCTTGTAGCGCTGCATGATCTCGCGATGCACCGCGGTCATGAAGTCGAAGTTGTAGGGACCCAGCGCGCAGGTGACCCACATCTCCGGCGAGGCCCAGTGGCGGCGCGGCTTTCCATCCGCGGTGCAGGCGATCCATTCCGGATGCGCCGCGGCGGCGTCATCGTAGGTAGCGTGCGGATCGGTGCGCAGCAATACAGCGATGTTCCGCTTGTGGCAGGCTTCTACCACCTCGCCGACGATGTCGCGCTTGCCGAGCCAGGCGCTGCGGTGATGGAAGGGAACCTCTGTCGGGTAATACGCCACGCAGCCGCCTGCGGAGAAGCAAAGGCCGTCGGAGTTTGTCCTGCGGAGGTAGTCGAGCCAGAAGTCCAGATCGAAGTTTGCGGCGTCGTTCTCTGCAAGCGTGAGCTGCGCCCAGCGCTTTGTCCTGCGTGCCCAGGTTTCATCGGGTGTGAGAGCCGGTGTCTGCCCAAAGGCTGCAGGCAGATGTGGCAACGTTGCTGCAGCCGCGCCTGCAGCCAGGAATTGTCTGCGCGTGAACTCGATCTTCATGAACCCCACTCTGTGCGACGACTGTCGCCGATAAAGAAGAACGGCCAACATGCTATCCCAAAGACACTGCGGCGTGCCGTGCCGGACATCCGCACCGGGAGAGTCTTTATGATGGAACCCGATGACAATCGCGGACTGGGTGGTGCTGTCGCTTTACTTCGTGATGATGCTCGGAATGGGCTTCTGGGCGCGCACGAAGGTAAAGACGGCCAACGACTTTTTCACGGCGGGCGGCGCCATGCCGTGGTGGCTGTCGGGCATCTCGCACCACATGTCCGGATACAGTTCCGCTGTCTTTGTGGCCTACGCCGCCATCGCCTACACGGAGGGATTCAGCATCTACGTCTGGTGGGCCTTCTCCATCAGCATGGCGCTGGCCCTGGGGGCAAACATCTTTCCGGTCCGCTGGGTGCGGCTGCGCCAGCGGCTCGGCATCATCTCTCCGCTCGAATACCTGCAGATGCGCTACAACCTGCCCGCCCAGCAGATGATCGCATGGAGCGGCGCCCTGCTGAAGGTCTTCGACGTCGGCGCAAAGTGGACCTCCGCGGCCATCCTGCTCGAGGCCTTCGCCAACGTTCCTCCGCTCTGGGGAGTTCTCCTGACCGGCTCCGTTACGCTCGTCTACTCGGTCGTCGGCGGTCTCTGGGCCGATGCCCTCACCGACATGAGCCAGTTCGTCATCCAGGTCGTCGCCGGAATCGTCATGCTCGTCGCTGTGCTTCTCCAACTCGGCGGCATCTCCGCCCTCTGGACGGTGTGGGACCGGCTTCCCGCCAGTCACTCGCATCCGTTCGTGGGCCAGTACACGCTGGCCTTCGCAGTCGTCTATCTGCTGGTCAATGCGCTCTCGTACAACGGCGGAACCTGGAACCTCGCACAGCGCTTCATCGCCGCACCTGATCCGAAGGCCGCACGCAATGCGGCTCTGCTCTCCTCCGCACTCTATCTCGTCTGGCCGCTGGTGCTCTTCTTCCCCATGTGGGCTGCGCCGCTGCTGCTGCCGCACCTCGCCGACCCGACCGAGTCCTACGCGATGCTCGTACAGAAGCTTCTTCCTCCGGGACTCATCGGGCTGGTACTGGCGGGCATGTTCGCCCACACCATGGCAATGACCTCGTCGGACGCCAACGCCATCTCCTCGGTCGTCATCCGCGACATTCTGCCCGCATTGCGCAAAGACCGTCAGCGCCCGAGCGATCGCGTCCAGCTCCTCTCGGGGAGAATCTGTACCCTGCTCTTTCTCTCCTTCAGCATGGTCATTGCGCTCACGGCCGACCACTTCGGCGGAGTCATCGGGCTGGTGCTGCTATGGTACGGCGCTCTGCTGGGACCGCTTGCCATCCCCATCCTCTTCGGGATGCTGCCGGTCTTCCG is a window of Edaphobacter sp. 12200R-103 DNA encoding:
- a CDS encoding DUF2461 domain-containing protein produces the protein MAPSAPHYAPEALRFMRSLKRNNDREWFNARKATYEQQVKAPTFALINAINEAMLRFAPDYIRPPQKVAMRIYRDIRFSPDKRPYKRNQGAWWARSGLEKTSGGGFYFHMGPDEFVIAAGVYMPEREQLLAIRRHLEVHHQELRRILASKKLTSLLSEFDGQKLTRPPKGFSPDSPAMDLLLCRQWGVAAHLPPETATSPALLREILKRFEAAAPMVDLLNAPLIATRPRKPLF
- a CDS encoding alpha-amylase family protein, with translation MKIEFTRRQFLAAGAAAATLPHLPAAFGQTPALTPDETWARRTKRWAQLTLAENDAANFDLDFWLDYLRRTNSDGLCFSAGGCVAYYPTEVPFHHRSAWLGKRDIVGEVVEACHKRNIAVLLRTDPHATYDDAAAAHPEWIACTADGKPRRHWASPEMWVTCALGPYNFDFMTAVHREIMQRYKPEGIFLNRWAGSGDCYCAECRKNFKKATGFELPAGGDPQDPVQRAFIRWRQQRFYDCIDRWNETIRAVRPDSSMIPNNASGALIAQDALELSKRAPMLVADRQARHGTIAPWVVGKTAKEYRATLGSKPNVSLFGVGLEEPYRWKDSVQDGPEIRIWVLEEIAHGARPWWSKFATTLHDRRWLPVVEDVYSWAAANERYLNYDKPIARVGIVYSQTTAWFYGGKEAQAKVEDFALGWCGMLTESRIPYEMVHEGALTPENLNRFRILILPNIACLSDAQAQQLRAFVQAGGSIVATYETGLYREDGSPRKDFALADLFGARFTGKREPRMQNSYLRLEMKRAPHSPILAGFSDTERIINGVSRVVVEPSAHDFAETPITLIPTYPDLPMEKVYPRTGDTHESQLYLRQLPAGGRVAYFPFDIDRTFNEVLTRDHLRLMRNTVEWSLQEHAPIESDGHGLVDMVAWHNTDAVVVHMVNLTNPMTMKGPYRDFFAIGPQTITLRLPELKGAKTAKLLVAKQTIPVTQDGETARIEVPGILDHEVVAIDL
- a CDS encoding sodium:solute symporter family protein, whose translation is MTIADWVVLSLYFVMMLGMGFWARTKVKTANDFFTAGGAMPWWLSGISHHMSGYSSAVFVAYAAIAYTEGFSIYVWWAFSISMALALGANIFPVRWVRLRQRLGIISPLEYLQMRYNLPAQQMIAWSGALLKVFDVGAKWTSAAILLEAFANVPPLWGVLLTGSVTLVYSVVGGLWADALTDMSQFVIQVVAGIVMLVAVLLQLGGISALWTVWDRLPASHSHPFVGQYTLAFAVVYLLVNALSYNGGTWNLAQRFIAAPDPKAARNAALLSSALYLVWPLVLFFPMWAAPLLLPHLADPTESYAMLVQKLLPPGLIGLVLAGMFAHTMAMTSSDANAISSVVIRDILPALRKDRQRPSDRVQLLSGRICTLLFLSFSMVIALTADHFGGVIGLVLLWYGALLGPLAIPILFGMLPVFRRSGANAAIASWFAGAVAFALIKFIYPEQIAHLPGDLTTTITVAGPVLCSLATFIAVGLIWPANKTAADQLLALINDPNASNTIHQTT